In Streptomyces sp. NBC_00306, a single genomic region encodes these proteins:
- a CDS encoding M64 family metallopeptidase — MTSPGARPRRATLLATAGALLAGCLLAAAHPATAEEAPPVTEAATVVPVQTTGPADKRFNIVLMGDGYTAEEMPAFRADVDKHLNVLWSVEPFASYRSYINVWAVEVPSAESGVDCDPGLDSPRRDTALGMGFWGGCNAGSVQRLLTVNSGAASALADLVPGSADANRQIVALANSDTYGGAGGTYATASGGNALSSLITPHEIGHSLGKLQDEYDYYGRGVPGGTHEGGEPNSAHHTVLTEDQMKQQRAKWWRWLGEKSESGGVIGRHEGGMYATKGVWRPSKHSIMKTLGYAFDQVGREVMVQKISGKVNLLQGHAPNTAPVGDDRTVWVETLHPVGGELDVVWRLDGRPLHRAGDARSLDLRSLRLPRGTHELTATVTDPTPYVRDPAIRGSSALTRTVTWTVDTAVTTPPEAVPAAFTGHTGTGAPVGSEAVVYADTTHPADRALAVRWSIDGRPLANPGNDRDLDLGALRLRPGSHRLTARIAGTATTLNWTVDASPASSRYALSEPLRTVHRPGRPVEYVYDGPFTMKLTARDDRAGHVVSQFRVDGDGWQTYYGWPTDADAPFRFTPGGTVIDDLVYGKLGASRAVPWDDATPDYGTHTIEHRTIDAAGNVSAPKAFLATLVPPGATR; from the coding sequence ATGACCTCACCCGGTGCACGACCACGAAGAGCGACGCTGCTCGCCACCGCGGGCGCCCTGCTGGCCGGCTGTCTGCTGGCCGCCGCCCACCCGGCCACCGCCGAGGAGGCCCCACCGGTCACGGAGGCCGCGACCGTCGTCCCCGTACAGACCACCGGTCCGGCCGACAAGCGCTTCAACATCGTTCTCATGGGCGACGGTTACACCGCCGAAGAGATGCCCGCCTTCCGCGCCGACGTCGACAAGCACCTCAACGTGCTCTGGTCCGTCGAACCCTTCGCCTCCTACCGCTCCTACATCAACGTCTGGGCCGTGGAGGTCCCCTCGGCCGAGTCCGGGGTGGACTGCGACCCCGGACTCGACTCCCCGCGCCGCGACACCGCCCTCGGTATGGGCTTCTGGGGCGGCTGCAACGCGGGCAGCGTGCAGCGCCTGCTCACCGTGAACAGCGGGGCGGCGAGCGCGCTGGCCGACCTCGTGCCGGGGTCGGCGGACGCGAACCGGCAGATCGTCGCGCTGGCCAACAGCGACACGTACGGCGGCGCCGGCGGCACGTACGCCACCGCCTCCGGCGGCAACGCCCTGTCCTCGCTGATCACCCCGCACGAGATAGGCCACTCCCTGGGCAAGCTCCAGGACGAGTACGACTACTACGGGCGCGGGGTTCCCGGCGGCACCCACGAGGGCGGCGAGCCCAACTCCGCCCACCACACCGTGCTCACCGAGGACCAGATGAAGCAGCAGCGCGCGAAGTGGTGGCGCTGGCTGGGCGAGAAGAGCGAGTCGGGCGGTGTCATCGGACGCCACGAAGGCGGTATGTACGCCACGAAGGGCGTCTGGCGGCCCAGCAAGCACTCGATCATGAAGACGCTGGGCTACGCGTTCGACCAGGTGGGGCGCGAGGTGATGGTCCAGAAGATCTCCGGCAAGGTGAACCTCCTCCAGGGCCACGCACCGAACACCGCGCCCGTCGGCGACGACCGCACGGTGTGGGTCGAGACGCTGCATCCGGTCGGCGGTGAGCTGGACGTCGTCTGGCGCCTGGACGGCCGCCCGCTGCACCGGGCCGGCGACGCACGCTCGCTGGACCTGCGCAGCCTGCGTCTGCCGCGCGGCACCCATGAGCTGACCGCGACGGTCACGGACCCGACGCCGTACGTGCGCGACCCGGCGATCCGCGGCTCGTCGGCCCTGACACGCACCGTCACCTGGACGGTGGACACGGCCGTGACCACCCCGCCCGAGGCGGTCCCGGCCGCCTTCACCGGTCACACGGGCACCGGAGCCCCGGTGGGCTCGGAGGCGGTCGTGTACGCGGACACGACGCACCCCGCGGACCGCGCGCTCGCCGTGCGGTGGAGCATCGACGGCCGCCCGCTGGCCAACCCCGGCAACGACCGCGATCTCGACCTGGGCGCGTTGCGGCTGCGTCCGGGCAGCCACCGCCTCACCGCGCGGATCGCCGGGACGGCCACCACGCTGAACTGGACGGTGGACGCGAGCCCGGCGAGCAGCCGGTACGCGCTGTCCGAGCCCCTGCGCACGGTCCACCGGCCGGGCCGGCCCGTGGAGTACGTGTACGACGGCCCCTTCACGATGAAGCTGACGGCCCGCGACGACCGGGCCGGGCACGTCGTCTCGCAGTTCCGGGTCGACGGCGACGGCTGGCAGACGTACTACGGCTGGCCGACCGACGCCGACGCGCCCTTCCGCTTCACGCCCGGCGGCACCGTCATCGACGACCTCGTCTACGGCAAGCTCGGGGCCTCACGTGCCGTGCCCTGGGACGACGCGACCCCTGACTACGGAACGCACACGATCGAACACCGCACGATCGACGCGGCCGGGAACGTCTCGGCGCCGAAGGCGTTCCTGGCGACGCTGGTCCCGCCGGGCGCCACCCGCTGA